A section of the Scleropages formosus chromosome 12, fSclFor1.1, whole genome shotgun sequence genome encodes:
- the LOC108940349 gene encoding gamma-glutamyl hydrolase isoform X2, translating to MKPLGGTYIPASYVKYLESGGSRVVPIRLNQSQAEYEKIFNSINGVLYIGGAVDLFSSDYAKAARIFFQLAQKANDMGDYFPLWGTCMGFQLLTVMVAGENLLTNTTAENLALPLNLTAEAWFSRMFENFPVKLLKAVSQEPLTGNFHHYGLTEENFRRNEKLQQFFSILSTNVAENGATFVSTMEGRRYPFYGVQWHPEVNLFQWNPHFQFPHSPNAVRLSSLLSEFFVNEARKSLHHFSNPEEETAALIYNYAPVFVGRFTAYEQCYFF from the exons ATGAAGCCGCTGGGCGGGACCTACATCCCGGCGTCCTACGTCAAATACCTGGAGTCGGGCGGCAGCAGAGTGGTGCCCATCAG gCTCAATCAGTCGCAGGCTGAATATGAAAAGATCTTCAACTCAATAAATGG CGTGCTGTACATCGGCGGGGCTGTCGACCTGTTCTCCTCAGACTATGCCAAGGCCGCACGCATCTTCTTCCAGCTCGCCCAGAAA GCCAATGACATGGGAGACTACTTCCCGCTGTGGGGGACCTGCATGGGCTTCCAGCTGCTCACAGTGATGGTGGCTGGAGAAAATCTCCTAACCAACACTACTGCAGAAAACCTGGCTCTGCCTCTCAATTTAACTGCAG AAGCCTGGTTCAGCCGGATGTTTGAGAACTTTCCTGTTAAGCTTCTGAAGGCTGTGTCCCAGGAGCCTCTGACAGGAAATTTCCATCATTATGGACTCACTGAGGAG AATTTTCgaagaaatgaaaagctgcAGCAGTTCTTTTCCATCCTGTCCACAAATGTAGCAGAGAACGGTGCTACGTTTGTTTCCACCATGGAAG GCAGGCGGTACCCGTTCTACGGGGTGCAGTGGCACCCTGAGGTGAACCTCTTCCAGTGGAATCCCCACTTCCAGTTCCCTCACTCTCCAAACGCTGTGCGTTTGTCATCATTGCTGTCCGAGTTTTTTGTTAACGAAG CACGGAAGAGTTTGCACCACTTCTCGAACCCGGAGGAGGAAACCGCAGCACTGATCTACAACTACGCTCCTGTGTTTGTCGGCAGATTTACTGCGTACGAGCAGTGCTATTTTTTCTGA
- the LOC108940349 gene encoding gamma-glutamyl hydrolase isoform X1, producing MLCPRTAGTMLVALALLCVRGVCASRAPAVPLNDRPVIGILTQETEDEHMKPLGGTYIPASYVKYLESGGSRVVPIRLNQSQAEYEKIFNSINGVLYIGGAVDLFSSDYAKAARIFFQLAQKANDMGDYFPLWGTCMGFQLLTVMVAGENLLTNTTAENLALPLNLTAEAWFSRMFENFPVKLLKAVSQEPLTGNFHHYGLTEENFRRNEKLQQFFSILSTNVAENGATFVSTMEGRRYPFYGVQWHPEVNLFQWNPHFQFPHSPNAVRLSSLLSEFFVNEARKSLHHFSNPEEETAALIYNYAPVFVGRFTAYEQCYFF from the exons ATGCTTTGTCCACGGACAGCAGGGACGATGCTTGTCGCGCTCGCGCTCCTGTGTGTTCGCGGCGTGTGCGCGAGCCGAGCGCCCGCGGTCCCGCTGAACGACAGGCCGGTGATCG GAATCCTGACCCAGGAGACGGAGGACGAGCACATGAAGCCGCTGGGCGGGACCTACATCCCGGCGTCCTACGTCAAATACCTGGAGTCGGGCGGCAGCAGAGTGGTGCCCATCAG gCTCAATCAGTCGCAGGCTGAATATGAAAAGATCTTCAACTCAATAAATGG CGTGCTGTACATCGGCGGGGCTGTCGACCTGTTCTCCTCAGACTATGCCAAGGCCGCACGCATCTTCTTCCAGCTCGCCCAGAAA GCCAATGACATGGGAGACTACTTCCCGCTGTGGGGGACCTGCATGGGCTTCCAGCTGCTCACAGTGATGGTGGCTGGAGAAAATCTCCTAACCAACACTACTGCAGAAAACCTGGCTCTGCCTCTCAATTTAACTGCAG AAGCCTGGTTCAGCCGGATGTTTGAGAACTTTCCTGTTAAGCTTCTGAAGGCTGTGTCCCAGGAGCCTCTGACAGGAAATTTCCATCATTATGGACTCACTGAGGAG AATTTTCgaagaaatgaaaagctgcAGCAGTTCTTTTCCATCCTGTCCACAAATGTAGCAGAGAACGGTGCTACGTTTGTTTCCACCATGGAAG GCAGGCGGTACCCGTTCTACGGGGTGCAGTGGCACCCTGAGGTGAACCTCTTCCAGTGGAATCCCCACTTCCAGTTCCCTCACTCTCCAAACGCTGTGCGTTTGTCATCATTGCTGTCCGAGTTTTTTGTTAACGAAG CACGGAAGAGTTTGCACCACTTCTCGAACCCGGAGGAGGAAACCGCAGCACTGATCTACAACTACGCTCCTGTGTTTGTCGGCAGATTTACTGCGTACGAGCAGTGCTATTTTTTCTGA